One genomic segment of Dehalococcoidia bacterium includes these proteins:
- a CDS encoding gamma-glutamyl-gamma-aminobutyrate hydrolase family protein (Members of this family of hydrolases with an active site Cys residue belong to MEROPS family C26.): protein MTAPAKPGRELDAPASESGRRRILVLETMPPVSWLGAESNGTGWLRRLLPDSELVGVPAYDGRSPLPKTAGFVAAIVPGSLAAVYERAPWMLRLEAYLRGLHAAGFPVLGICFGHQILASALGGAVVRNPLGREFGFCELRLTDAGRAHPTLFAGLPHVFRGAQGHYDVVSELPPGAALLAESDHGVQSFAHGSVLGVQFHPEISGAVLAAIAEHDAAELAAAGQDVTALAAELRTIDLSEASAVVPNFVAGLSALTLGPSPNPGRGETQLGAARTPSG, encoded by the coding sequence ATGACGGCACCAGCGAAACCGGGCCGCGAACTCGATGCGCCGGCCTCAGAAAGCGGCCGCCGGCGCATCCTCGTGCTGGAGACGATGCCGCCCGTGAGCTGGCTCGGCGCCGAGTCGAACGGCACGGGCTGGCTGCGTCGCCTGCTGCCTGACAGCGAGCTTGTCGGGGTGCCCGCGTACGACGGCCGCTCGCCGCTGCCGAAAACGGCCGGCTTCGTCGCCGCGATCGTGCCCGGCTCCCTGGCGGCGGTATACGAACGGGCGCCGTGGATGCTGCGGCTGGAGGCGTACCTGCGCGGGCTGCACGCTGCCGGTTTCCCGGTGCTGGGCATCTGCTTCGGTCACCAGATCCTCGCCTCGGCGCTGGGCGGCGCGGTCGTGCGCAACCCTTTGGGGCGCGAGTTCGGCTTTTGCGAGCTGCGCCTGACGGACGCGGGCCGCGCTCATCCCACGCTCTTCGCCGGTCTGCCGCACGTCTTCCGCGGCGCGCAGGGTCATTACGACGTGGTGAGCGAGCTGCCGCCCGGCGCCGCGCTGCTGGCCGAGAGCGACCACGGTGTGCAGTCCTTCGCGCATGGCAGCGTGCTGGGCGTGCAGTTCCACCCCGAGATCAGCGGCGCCGTGCTGGCCGCCATCGCCGAGCACGATGCGGCCGAGCTCGCGGCCGCGGGGCAGGATGTCACCGCACTGGCCGCCGAGTTGCGCACGATCGACCTGAGCGAAGCGAGCGCCGTGGTGCCGAACTTCGTCGCCGGCCTCTCGGCCCTCACCCTCGGCCCCTCTCCCAATCCTGGGAGAGGGGAGACTCAGCTCGGCGCGGCTCGAACGCCGTCGGGTTAA
- a CDS encoding anti-sigma factor: MTCEEFRENVEALALGALSPEETAAAEQHVAGCAACARELRLARAVVERLPLSAPARRAPAALRDRVLAAVGAEAAGVDAAGFARRPGPAAETAGSASQSPAPANNVREFAPPRTAAPSGSPPAAEHGRAPVPISRWRRVLAGGPRLPALAAAALLLALVGLAAWSLSLQGQLSDVKHQQALARSQPQGFLPVSQTALTLLASQGTVTSELDPAQNATATGGVIWNPEKKQCVVLVQHLPPAAAGQQYHIWFTSGDNKWDGGALTPDGSGSAFRAIDMTRWNVGAGYHLSVVLQATPDNGQRQPVLGGDLHASLQ, encoded by the coding sequence CTCCCGAGGAGACGGCGGCGGCGGAGCAGCACGTTGCCGGCTGCGCGGCCTGCGCGCGGGAGCTGCGGCTTGCCCGCGCCGTGGTCGAGCGTCTGCCGCTGAGCGCCCCGGCGAGGCGCGCCCCGGCGGCGCTGCGCGATCGCGTGCTCGCCGCGGTCGGCGCCGAGGCTGCGGGCGTCGATGCCGCCGGCTTTGCTCGCAGGCCCGGTCCGGCAGCGGAGACGGCAGGCAGCGCCTCACAGTCGCCCGCACCGGCAAACAACGTGCGCGAGTTCGCGCCGCCGCGAACGGCCGCACCGTCTGGATCGCCGCCAGCCGCGGAGCATGGTCGGGCGCCCGTGCCGATCAGCCGCTGGCGGCGAGTGTTGGCCGGCGGGCCGCGTCTGCCGGCGCTGGCGGCGGCGGCGCTGCTGCTGGCGCTGGTCGGGCTGGCGGCGTGGTCGCTCTCGTTGCAGGGCCAGCTCTCGGACGTGAAGCACCAGCAGGCGCTGGCGCGCAGCCAGCCGCAGGGCTTTCTGCCCGTCTCGCAGACGGCGCTGACCTTGCTGGCCTCCCAGGGCACGGTCACCAGCGAGCTCGACCCCGCGCAGAACGCCACGGCAACCGGCGGCGTGATCTGGAACCCGGAGAAGAAGCAGTGCGTGGTGCTGGTGCAGCACCTGCCGCCGGCCGCCGCGGGGCAGCAGTATCACATCTGGTTTACGTCTGGTGACAACAAGTGGGACGGCGGCGCCCTCACGCCGGACGGCTCCGGCTCCGCCTTCCGCGCGATCGATATGACGCGCTGGAACGTGGGCGCGGGCTATCACCTCAGCGTCGTGCTGCAGGCGACGCCGGACAACGGTCAGCGCCAGCCGGTGCTGGGCGGTGATCTGCACGCCTCGCTGCAGTAG
- the clpS gene encoding ATP-dependent Clp protease adapter ClpS yields MRPAAVSTPDIEERTTTTTVLLPPWRVMLHNDDYNSMEHVVYALLLTVQSLTPDEATAIMFEAHSEGVALVIVTPKERAEFYRERLEQFGLTSTIEPDD; encoded by the coding sequence ATGCGTCCTGCGGCGGTCAGCACACCGGATATCGAAGAGCGCACCACCACCACCACGGTGCTGCTGCCGCCGTGGCGGGTGATGCTGCACAACGACGACTACAACTCGATGGAGCACGTCGTCTACGCGCTGCTGCTGACCGTGCAAAGCCTGACGCCGGACGAGGCCACGGCGATCATGTTCGAGGCGCACAGCGAGGGCGTGGCACTGGTGATCGTCACGCCGAAAGAGCGCGCCGAGTTCTACCGCGAGCGGCTCGAGCAGTTCGGCCTGACCAGCACGATCGAGCCGGACGACTGA
- a CDS encoding ABC1 kinase family protein has protein sequence MFLVGQTGRLLDLGTAAFRIFFGYMALRWRRRYLHQTIPPERWSRQHALAAGLLYGAAVRRQGLLIKLGQLIAARPDIFPSEYVRELSRLHDRVPPRSYAEIAPVLRRGLGTAPQRVFKNFDRTPLAAASLAQVHRAVLQDGQEVAVKIQYPGIESVVKADLFGLNVVKWALARLLPELNIGEIVDDLRASIPQELDFVHEGRNAERVARNFAGKPGVIVPRIVWEHSSRRVLVMEFIRGIKITETEKLREAKIDLKALCRLFLGIYFDQIMVHGFFNADPHPGNLLVVPRSGGEAEITLLDFGLVKELTPRFRVGSAYLCRAILTFDPIATREAYHRMGVRTRDDSLQTYVTLGTLFLGLPEHIRGEKSLFDQQSWEQSGIDVRAMYRADPVISLPPELLLVGRAITLMGGVMFALDMWADMWSMILDYSNRVIAEYEAERVA, from the coding sequence GTGTTCCTCGTAGGTCAGACCGGCCGCCTGCTGGACCTCGGCACGGCGGCCTTTCGCATCTTCTTCGGCTACATGGCGCTGCGCTGGCGCCGGCGGTACCTGCACCAGACTATCCCGCCCGAACGCTGGTCGCGGCAGCACGCGCTGGCGGCGGGCCTGCTCTACGGCGCCGCCGTTCGCCGCCAGGGGCTGCTGATCAAGCTCGGCCAGCTGATCGCGGCGCGGCCCGACATCTTTCCCAGCGAATATGTGCGCGAGCTGTCGCGCCTGCACGACCGTGTGCCGCCGCGCAGCTACGCGGAGATCGCGCCGGTGCTGCGGCGCGGCCTCGGCACGGCGCCGCAACGCGTGTTCAAGAACTTCGACCGCACGCCGCTCGCCGCGGCCTCGCTGGCGCAGGTGCACCGCGCCGTCTTGCAGGACGGGCAGGAGGTCGCGGTCAAGATCCAGTACCCGGGCATCGAGTCGGTGGTGAAGGCCGACCTCTTCGGGCTGAACGTCGTCAAGTGGGCGCTGGCGCGGCTGCTGCCCGAGCTGAACATCGGCGAGATCGTCGATGACCTGCGCGCCTCGATTCCGCAGGAGCTCGACTTCGTGCACGAGGGCCGCAACGCCGAGCGCGTGGCCCGCAACTTCGCCGGCAAGCCGGGCGTGATCGTGCCGCGCATCGTCTGGGAGCACAGCTCGCGCCGCGTGCTGGTGATGGAGTTCATCCGCGGCATCAAGATCACCGAAACGGAGAAGCTGCGCGAGGCGAAGATCGATCTGAAGGCGCTCTGCCGGCTCTTCCTTGGCATCTACTTCGATCAGATCATGGTGCACGGTTTCTTTAACGCCGACCCGCATCCCGGCAACCTGCTGGTCGTGCCGCGGAGTGGCGGCGAGGCGGAGATTACCCTGCTCGATTTCGGCCTGGTGAAGGAGCTGACGCCCCGGTTCCGCGTGGGCTCGGCCTATCTTTGCCGCGCGATCCTCACCTTCGACCCGATCGCCACGCGCGAGGCGTACCACCGCATGGGCGTGCGCACGCGCGACGACTCGCTGCAGACCTACGTCACCCTGGGCACACTCTTCCTCGGCTTGCCGGAACACATCCGCGGCGAGAAGAGCCTGTTCGACCAGCAGTCGTGGGAGCAGAGCGGCATCGACGTGCGGGCGATGTACCGCGCCGACCCCGTGATCAGCCTGCCGCCGGAGCTGCTGCTCGTTGGCCGGGCGATCACACTGATGGGCGGCGTGATGTTCGCCCTCGACATGTGGGCCGACATGTGGTCGATGATCCTCGACTACAGCAATCGCGTGATCGCTGAGTACGAGGCGGAGCGCGTCGCCTGA
- a CDS encoding TIGR03560 family F420-dependent LLM class oxidoreductase, translated as MSAAARPIHFGVSLPQISRSWEETRHAAETFERLGYDSVWLNDHLYGVPRPDIPILECWTTLTAVGAVTERVQLGTVVSPPGFRNPALLAKIVATLDQITNGRVILGMGAGWFAQEFRGYGFPFPETKARLEQLAEAAEISKRAWTEPGLSFQGKHFQTENLILAPAPVHQPHPPILIGGGGEKVLLRIAARWADIWNNPAAQQTRLEQKIDILKRHCAAVGRDPAAITISQQCLVLIARNEDEAGSMIERATKLFGGHMGDVHGPLAIAGTPETVAARIQRHIDLGCTMFVMEFFGRDTREPAQLFAETVLPRFREGAGSRAPAAARGA; from the coding sequence ATGTCCGCTGCCGCTCGTCCGATTCATTTCGGCGTCTCGCTGCCGCAGATCAGCCGTAGCTGGGAGGAGACGCGCCATGCCGCCGAGACCTTCGAGCGGCTCGGCTACGACTCGGTCTGGCTGAACGACCATCTCTACGGCGTGCCGCGGCCGGACATCCCGATCCTCGAATGCTGGACCACGCTCACCGCCGTGGGCGCGGTCACCGAGCGGGTGCAGCTCGGCACGGTTGTCTCGCCGCCGGGCTTCCGCAACCCGGCGCTGCTGGCCAAGATCGTGGCCACGCTCGACCAGATTACGAACGGCCGCGTGATCCTCGGCATGGGCGCCGGCTGGTTCGCGCAGGAGTTCCGCGGCTACGGCTTTCCTTTCCCGGAGACGAAGGCGCGGCTGGAGCAGCTCGCGGAGGCGGCGGAGATCAGCAAGCGCGCCTGGACCGAGCCCGGGCTCAGCTTCCAGGGCAAGCACTTCCAGACCGAAAACCTGATCCTCGCTCCCGCGCCGGTGCACCAGCCGCACCCGCCCATCCTGATCGGCGGCGGCGGCGAGAAAGTCCTGCTGCGCATTGCCGCGCGCTGGGCGGACATCTGGAACAACCCCGCGGCGCAGCAGACGCGGCTGGAGCAGAAGATCGACATCCTCAAGCGGCACTGCGCCGCCGTCGGCCGCGACCCGGCCGCGATCACCATCTCGCAGCAGTGCCTCGTGCTGATCGCGCGCAACGAGGACGAAGCCGGGTCCATGATCGAGCGAGCGACGAAGCTGTTCGGCGGGCACATGGGCGACGTGCACGGCCCGCTGGCGATCGCGGGCACGCCGGAGACGGTGGCGGCGCGCATCCAGCGTCACATCGACCTCGGCTGCACGATGTTCGTGATGGAGTTCTTCGGCCGCGACACGCGCGAGCCGGCGCAGCTCTTCGCCGAGACGGTGCTGCCGCGCTTCCGCGAGGGCGCCGGCAGCCGTGCGCCCGCGGCCGCCCGCGGCGCCTAA
- the metF gene encoding methylenetetrahydrofolate reductase [NAD(P)H] gives MRIDESLTPGNPSFSMEFYTPQTPAGWRTLWRTLETLREFRPRYVSVTYGAGGSQRGATFDAVARIKREYGIEAMAHVTCLSHTRDELRAIFQKLRDDGIENVIALRGDRPRDLPDFQPPVDGLPHATEMMRFIREEGYDFCLAGAAYPEMHPESPDRATDLAHTRLKVAAGATLLITQLFFDNAFYFDFMERVRRAGIDVPVIPGIMPIVDIAQIRRITQGCGATIPARLENELQRCDTPEAALALGVRWATMQCVELLERGAPGIHFYTLNRSPATRLVLEALG, from the coding sequence ATGCGCATCGACGAATCGCTCACGCCCGGCAATCCGTCGTTTTCGATGGAGTTCTACACGCCGCAGACGCCCGCGGGCTGGCGCACGCTGTGGCGCACGCTCGAGACGCTGCGCGAGTTTCGCCCGCGCTACGTCTCCGTCACCTACGGCGCCGGCGGCTCGCAGCGCGGCGCCACCTTCGACGCCGTGGCGCGGATCAAGCGCGAATACGGCATCGAGGCGATGGCGCACGTCACCTGCCTCAGCCATACGCGCGATGAGCTGCGCGCGATTTTCCAGAAACTGCGCGACGACGGCATCGAGAACGTGATCGCCCTGCGCGGCGACCGGCCGCGCGATCTGCCCGACTTCCAACCTCCCGTCGACGGCCTGCCGCACGCCACGGAGATGATGCGCTTCATCCGCGAGGAGGGCTACGACTTCTGCCTGGCGGGCGCGGCCTATCCGGAGATGCACCCGGAGAGCCCCGACCGCGCCACGGACCTGGCGCACACGCGCCTGAAGGTCGCGGCCGGCGCCACGCTGCTGATCACGCAGCTCTTCTTCGACAACGCCTTCTACTTCGACTTTATGGAGCGGGTGCGCCGCGCCGGCATTGACGTGCCGGTGATTCCCGGCATCATGCCGATCGTCGATATCGCCCAGATCCGCCGCATTACCCAGGGCTGCGGCGCCACGATCCCGGCGCGGCTGGAGAACGAGCTGCAGCGCTGCGACACGCCCGAGGCGGCGCTGGCGCTCGGCGTGCGCTGGGCGACGATGCAGTGCGTGGAGCTGCTGGAGCGCGGGGCGCCGGGCATCCACTTCTACACGCTGAACCGCAGCCCCGCCACGCGCCTGGTGCTCGAAGCCCTGGGGTAG
- a CDS encoding glucose 1-dehydrogenase, translating into MTRLAGKVAVITGAASGMGEATARLFAQEGAAVLIADLQDEKGEAVAREIAAGGGRAAYLHTDVSAGEDVQAMFRRAAELYGGIDVVYNNAGIGFNEGRIGDAGEEDFDRIIAIDLKGVWLGMKHCLPYLLERGGGSIISTASIAGLLGFATLGAYSAAKGGVIQLTRVLAVEYAEQNIRANCICPGGIATPLVLDNPRFQNTIPREVRVAGMAQIQPIRRAGQPLDIAQAALWLASDESSFVTGQAITVDGGYVVDAARGPRRA; encoded by the coding sequence ATGACACGCCTGGCGGGAAAGGTCGCGGTGATCACGGGCGCCGCGTCCGGTATGGGTGAGGCGACGGCGCGGCTGTTCGCGCAGGAAGGCGCGGCGGTGCTGATCGCCGACCTGCAGGACGAGAAGGGCGAGGCGGTGGCGCGCGAGATCGCCGCCGGCGGCGGCAGGGCGGCCTACCTGCACACCGACGTCTCCGCCGGCGAGGACGTGCAGGCGATGTTCCGCCGTGCCGCCGAACTGTACGGCGGCATCGACGTGGTTTACAACAACGCGGGTATCGGTTTCAACGAGGGCCGCATCGGCGACGCCGGCGAGGAGGACTTCGACCGCATCATCGCCATCGATCTGAAGGGCGTCTGGCTCGGCATGAAGCACTGCCTGCCGTACCTGCTGGAGCGCGGCGGCGGCTCGATTATCTCCACCGCCTCGATCGCAGGGCTGCTCGGCTTCGCCACGCTGGGCGCCTACAGCGCGGCGAAGGGCGGCGTGATCCAGCTCACCAGGGTGCTGGCCGTGGAGTACGCCGAGCAGAACATCCGCGCCAACTGCATCTGTCCCGGCGGCATCGCCACGCCGCTGGTGCTGGACAACCCGCGCTTCCAGAATACGATCCCGCGCGAGGTGCGGGTGGCGGGCATGGCGCAGATCCAGCCCATCCGGCGCGCCGGCCAGCCGCTCGACATCGCCCAGGCCGCGCTCTGGCTGGCGAGCGACGAGTCCTCGTTCGTCACCGGTCAGGCGATCACGGTAGACGGCGGCTACGTGGTCGATGCGGCACGCGGCCCGCGCCGCGCCTGA
- a CDS encoding NADPH-dependent assimilatory sulfite reductase hemoprotein subunit, producing MADSGRAVAGAPSKVEQIKTSSNALRGSLADELAREGDALGGPAASLLKFHGVYQQDDRDRRAELRHAGEGGRQHMFMVRTKLPAGAISGAAYLELDRLAGRYANGSLRITTRQDIQLHGVLKRNLRRTLREINDALLTTLGACGDVVRNVVCCPAPTAENQRLRLLETARALSDHFLPRTRAYAELFLDGEPYAAAADAADAAEQEPFYGAAYLPRKFKIGLALPHDNCIDVHTNDLGLLAVLERGRLRGWDLLAGGGLGMSFGVRTTYPRLASPIAFVPADELFAAVEAVVAIQRDFGNRSDRKRARLKYLIDEWGVEAFREELGKRLGKTPARPVNPPITGIADHLERGEQPDGRFFLGLYVENGRIRDDEHAHLRTALRRAVQRFNLDLRFTPQQNVLLTSIRREDEHPLLALLAEHGVSVKPPLPARRAAMACPALPTCGLAIADAERALPAVVDDVEELLIHLGLGAEPLSIRMTGCPNGCARPWVADIGLVGRTGGAYNVYVGGNPEGTRLNGLVAELVPPRKVAATLRPLFEKFRIERHGSEGFGDFCERVGHATLAQEVERARQADPAIAAAD from the coding sequence ATGGCAGACTCGGGTCGGGCGGTCGCCGGCGCACCGTCCAAAGTTGAGCAGATCAAGACCAGCAGCAATGCCCTGCGCGGCTCGCTCGCCGACGAGCTGGCACGCGAGGGCGACGCGCTCGGCGGCCCCGCCGCCAGCCTGCTGAAGTTCCACGGCGTCTACCAGCAGGACGACCGCGACCGCCGCGCCGAGCTGCGCCACGCCGGCGAGGGCGGCAGGCAGCACATGTTCATGGTGCGCACCAAGCTGCCCGCCGGCGCGATCAGCGGCGCCGCGTATCTGGAGCTCGACCGGCTGGCCGGGCGCTACGCCAACGGCAGCCTGCGCATCACCACGCGGCAGGACATCCAGTTGCACGGCGTGCTGAAGCGCAACCTGCGCCGCACGCTGCGTGAGATCAACGACGCGCTGCTGACGACGCTCGGCGCCTGCGGCGACGTGGTGCGTAACGTCGTCTGCTGCCCGGCGCCGACGGCCGAAAACCAGCGGCTGCGGCTGCTGGAGACGGCGCGCGCGCTCAGCGACCACTTTCTGCCGCGCACCCGCGCCTACGCCGAGCTGTTTTTGGACGGCGAGCCATATGCGGCTGCCGCCGACGCTGCCGATGCCGCCGAGCAGGAGCCGTTCTACGGCGCCGCCTATCTGCCGCGCAAGTTCAAGATCGGCCTGGCGCTGCCGCACGACAACTGCATCGACGTGCACACCAACGACCTGGGCCTGCTGGCGGTGCTGGAGCGCGGGCGGTTGCGCGGCTGGGACCTGTTGGCCGGTGGCGGGCTGGGCATGTCCTTCGGCGTGCGCACGACCTACCCGCGCCTGGCGAGCCCGATCGCCTTCGTGCCGGCGGATGAGCTGTTCGCCGCGGTGGAAGCCGTGGTCGCCATCCAGCGCGACTTCGGCAACCGCTCCGACCGCAAGCGCGCCCGGCTCAAGTACCTGATCGACGAGTGGGGCGTCGAGGCGTTCCGCGAGGAGCTGGGCAAGCGGCTGGGCAAGACCCCTGCCAGGCCGGTGAACCCGCCGATCACCGGCATCGCCGACCACCTCGAGCGCGGCGAGCAGCCGGATGGCCGGTTCTTCCTTGGCCTCTATGTGGAGAACGGCCGCATCCGCGACGATGAGCACGCGCACCTGCGCACGGCCCTCCGCCGGGCCGTGCAACGCTTCAACCTCGATCTGCGCTTCACGCCGCAGCAGAACGTGCTGCTGACCAGTATCCGCCGCGAGGACGAGCACCCGCTGCTGGCGTTGCTGGCAGAGCACGGCGTGAGCGTAAAGCCGCCGCTGCCGGCCCGCCGCGCGGCCATGGCCTGTCCGGCGCTGCCCACCTGCGGCCTGGCCATCGCCGACGCCGAGCGTGCCCTGCCCGCCGTGGTGGACGACGTGGAGGAGCTGCTGATTCACCTCGGCCTGGGCGCCGAGCCGCTCAGCATCCGCATGACCGGCTGTCCGAACGGCTGCGCCCGGCCCTGGGTGGCGGATATCGGCCTGGTGGGGCGCACGGGCGGCGCCTACAACGTCTACGTGGGCGGCAACCCCGAGGGCACGCGCCTGAACGGCCTTGTGGCCGAGCTGGTGCCGCCACGGAAGGTCGCCGCGACGCTGCGCCCGCTGTTCGAAAAGTTCCGCATCGAACGGCACGGCAGCGAGGGCTTCGGTGACTTCTGCGAGCGCGTGGGCCACGCCACGCTGGCGCAGGAGGTCGAGCGAGCCAGGCAGGCCGATCCGGCCATCGCCGCGGCGGACTGA